The genomic region ATGCTATGAAGATTCTCAACAATATTTATTGTATCAAAATGTTTTATTAAAGGAATTGTTTTAATGAAAAATGTCGAATATAATGATATAATTATAGCAGATCCTAATGGATAAAAAGCGGGATCGATGCTTGCAGGCTGATAACGGGGGATTTTTCCTTGGACAATAATATAGAATGCTTGAGATATTATGTTATTTTGATCCCATATATAAGGTAACAATTTATAGGATTTAATACCTATAATTATAACCATTAGCATAACTATTGATAATGCTAGAAATACTTCTTTATATACAAAATTTAAGGAAATACTCTTTTTTAAATCTCTTAATATAAGATATACTAGAAATAATGATGTCGCTATAACAGTTATTATAATATAAAGACTTAATCCTATAGTCAGTATTAATAGATGACTAATTAACGTATTTAACGAAATATAGATAGTTAACATTAAAGTTATGATTTTAAATATATTTGCTATTCTAAAAAATAGAATATTTAGATATTTATTTTGAGTCATTTTTAAATACCTTTTTTAAAAGTATTAATATCATTATAGTAAGTGTATCTAATACACTTATAGGCTTGATGGAAAAATCATTTGCAAGTTCTTGTAATACTGTATTTATGGCTTCTCTTACGTAACCATAATTTATACTATATAAATCCTTATCAAACGCAGTTTTCAAAAAATTATTATATATTTTTGAAAAATAGGAATATTTTTTAAATATGTATAATCTAGATGCTTTATATGGTTCTGTGAAATGATAAGCTACAGCGTTTAATGATAAACATACTCGCATTTTCTTACGAAAGGCCCATATAATAGTTTTATTGTCATCTCCTCCTATAGGCTTTCCAGACATATAGCCTAGAAACTCATCGTTTTTCATATTCAAGTATAATTGTCTCTTAATAGAAAGATTTGCACCCCATAGTCCTGATGAGCATGATGTGTAGCAATAAGATGGAGGCTCTATCACTATTATGTCATCTGATTTAATCCTTAGGCCACATCGGCAAAGAAACCATGTATTATAAACCGTCAGGCCCCTTGCAATATATCTTGAAAAGCTTTTTTTAACAATATTTTTATAGGGTCTAGGAGGCAACAGAATACCAGCTACAACATCACATCGATATTTATGGAAGGCTTTATGTACCTCATAACCCCATTTAGGACTTACAATAACATCATCATCTAGAAAAGATACTATCTTGCCAGAAGCTATTCTTGCTAGCCTCCGTCTGCATGCTTCTAGAGGATCAGACCAGCCACATACATGAACAATTTTAAACTCGATATTATATTTGTTTGATAAATTAGTTATAATGCTCTTTAATCGAGGATTGTCATTATTTAGATTATTAATAATTATTTCTCTAATGTATTTTCTATTTTGATTGAGCATTAAGGTTCTTAAAAGATATGGTAGAACCTTTCTCTTATCTGCTGCTACTATTGCAACACTAATCTCTCTCTTCAAATAAATGTCACCATAGAACTAAAATTCGCTTAAAATTTGCATCAAACCGAATGTTAATCAATAACCACCAAAGGGACGTATCTTAGCTCACTGCTATACAAAAGTGGCGGATGAAAAAATACTCTTATACCATAGAAATAACCTCTTGCAGTACTTTTTTTTGTAAGTAGTTTATGGAAAGTTTCCTTTAAAATGAGACTTTTTCTAGTAAATATATTAAAATCATTTAATAATGATTCATGGATAATATTTACTAATGATGATATGATTACTTTAATCAGATTTTCCCCTAGTAGCTCTCCGTGGTCAGAAGTGACTACTATAGTTCCGTCAAGATTTTTTATAAGCTTATATACATAATTAAGTACAATTTTGACATTATCCTCATACATACGGGCTAATAATTTCCAATTATGAGATATTATTTTGTTTAGTGTATTTCTTATCATATGGTCAAGAGATCCCTTAAGGAAGTCTTCACCGCTACTTTTATAAGTAATTTTTTTAAGCATATTAACGAACTCTTCACTTAAATAAGGATAATGTGGTTGTATAAACCATATTATTGACCTTTTCATTTTTTGAGTTCTTTTCCATACTTCAGTGTTAACTCTTACT from Pyrofollis japonicus harbors:
- a CDS encoding glycosyltransferase; protein product: MKREISVAIVAADKRKVLPYLLRTLMLNQNRKYIREIIINNLNNDNPRLKSIITNLSNKYNIEFKIVHVCGWSDPLEACRRRLARIASGKIVSFLDDDVIVSPKWGYEVHKAFHKYRCDVVAGILLPPRPYKNIVKKSFSRYIARGLTVYNTWFLCRCGLRIKSDDIIVIEPPSYCYTSCSSGLWGANLSIKRQLYLNMKNDEFLGYMSGKPIGGDDNKTIIWAFRKKMRVCLSLNAVAYHFTEPYKASRLYIFKKYSYFSKIYNNFLKTAFDKDLYSINYGYVREAINTVLQELANDFSIKPISVLDTLTIMILILLKKVFKNDSK